TAGCGGCCCTTGATTTTCGCAAGGTATTCTTTTCTGGCGCTTTTGCCCATATTCCATGCTCCCTTCGGTTACATGAAACATGAGGCATCGAATCATTTTCGCCTAATTCTTCGGTTACTTTTAATATGAGGCAATTCGCGGCTTTGGAAATGGGGATGACCAGCGCTTGCATTATGATACATTCTAACCCCCTTTACGTTTCAATGCCATAGCTCAAAAGGCTAAGAATAAGCAGGGGGTGGCAGGTCGCCCATAGGCGGCCTGTCATGGTATCATCGTAAAACCGTGGCGGCGGGTGGATAACGTTGCATTAGGCCGCCGCCGGTGTTACGCTTTCAGGCTTTGCCATAGACTAAAACATGCGGTGAGGAAGATGAAAAAGGGATTGTTGAACGTGGCGGTGGTGGGGGCCACCGGGGCCGTGGGCGAAGAGATGACCAGGATACTGGAGGAACGCAAGTTCCCGGTGGGTGAATTCCTGCCGCTGGCCTCGGCCAGGTCCGCGGGCAAAGCGGTCACGTTCAAGGGGGAAGAGTACGAGGTGGAGGAGCTTACCCACGATTCGTTCGACGGGATTGATATCGCTCTTTTCTCCGCCGGGGCCTCCCGCAGCCTGGAATTCGCCCCCGCCGCCGTGGACGCGGGCGCCGTGGTGGTGGACAACTCCAGCGCATACAGGATGGACCCGGGAACGCCCCTTGTCGTCCCCGAGGTCAATCCTCACGCGATAAAGCTGCACAAGGGGATCATCGCCAATCCCAACTGCTCCACCATCCAGATGGTGGTGGCGCTAAAGCCCTTGCACGATTACGCCAGGATAAAGAGGATCGTGGTGAGCACCTACCAGTCGGTCTCCGGCACCGGCAAGAAGGCCATTGACGAGCTGGACCGGCAGACCCGGGACATTTTCAACATGCGCGAGGTGACGGCGAAGGTGTACCCATACCAGATCGCTTTCAACTGCCTGCCGCAGATAGACTCGTTCCTGGAGACCGGCTACACCAAGGAAGAGCAGAAAATGGTCAACGAGACGAAGAAAATAATGGAGGACGACTCCATAAAGGTCTCCGCCACCACCGTGCGCGTGCCGGTGTTCTACGCCCATTCCGAATCGGTGAACGTGGAATTTGAGCGCCCCATATCGCCGGACAAGGCGCGGGAGCTGCTCTCAAACGCCCCGGGGGTGGAGCTTCGGGACGATCCGGCAAAGCAGATATATCCGCTGGCCATAGACGCGGCCGGGAAGGACCCAACATATGTGGGCCGCATAAGGCTGGACGACACGGTGGAGCATGGTTTGAACATGTGGATCGTGGCGGACAACATCCGCAAAGGCGCCGCCCTTAACGCCGTTCAGATAGCGGAGATTTTGCGGCAGCAGTAAGGGCGCGCCACAACGCTTCACCTTTTGTTCTGCTTCCCCGTGGTCGCCTGACCACGGATTTTTATTTCAGCTTCCCCTGCAGTCGGTAAGAGGAAACTTTTTCACCACAGAGACACGGAGACACAGAGGGAAGAATAATTTCATCTCCGTGCCTCTGAGCCTCTGTGGTTAATATAATTCTTCAGCTTCCCCATTGCCAAGATTTGGCGCTAGGGGTAATTACCACGCTGATATCGTCTTTCAAGCCTTCTGGCCTTCCGTTCCAAGGCGGCGGCGTCTTTGGCCATCTTTTCCATGTTCTTGTCATGGAGCTTTTGGGCCTGCGGGGCGCGCCACGGCGGCTCCTCCCGCCTGGGATGTCCGGATTTTAACGCAGGGCCGAAAACGAAAAAGAGCGCGGCGAATATCGCGATTATCGCCCAGAATTCCTGCAAGGGGGTCCACATCTCTCCGCTGTTATTCTTGGCGGCCACCTCCGGTGAGTTTAAGTGTCCCTCGATTTTCTCTTTCAACCCACCCAGGTAAAACAGCGTGGCCGCGCCCGACATCGAAAAATAGATGAACGACCACGCCACGTACTTGTCCGGCTTGGCCATCGTTTCGGCCGCGTGTTCGGTCAGCGGCGGGCTGATATGGGCGATTTTCTCTATCGCATCGGGGGTCAGGCCGAAATCCGGCGTCGGGAACGGCGCCTGGATCATAAAGGCGGCCAGCATCAGTAAAAAGTGGACCAGCGACCACGCGAAAAGGAATCCCCCCTGGGCCTCCTTGCTGGTCATCATCGATGCGGAGGTGCGGTTCACCATCAGCGCCAGAAGCGACAGTATGGGCCACGCCTCGCCGGTCAACCGGGCGAAATCGGTCCCAAAACCGATGACGAACAGATAGGCGATGATCCCGGCGGCGATATACCTGAAAACCGGCGTTCTGAAAAGCATGAACGCGAAACTCATGAACCAGCCGGAGAGTATGGCGAAGAACTCCAGGGTGATGATGGCCTCCACCCGGACCGGATTGAGGTGGCTGGCCGGTGAAAGCGGATTTGTCCAGAATGCGAAAATCGCCAGAGCTATGAGGAAATCGGGCGCCGCCTCGGCGAAGCTTGCCAGCGTGGCCCTGGGGGGAGGGAATCCGGCGCTCTGCTCGTCTTCTTCTGGTTTCATTGAATGGGCTTAATAAGTATGTGGGCAATTATAGCGCGAGTGGAGGGCGCCGGGGAAACCGGCCGGGCCTCAGAGGCGCCGGAGAGGGCCGAAGTTGAATCGTTCCGCTTAAAGCGCCGCGGTCAGCGCCCTATGCGGTTGAGGCACTGGCGCCAGCCGTCATGCGCACCGACGACCTCGAATCCCACGGCGTATTTGCCGCCGCTGATGGGCTCCCTGTTCTTGCACAGCACGGTGAATACCTGTTCCACGCCGCCTGTGATGGAGCTTCGGGCCTTGCAGTCGTAATTAACGCCGTTCTCGGGGAAGAAATGCGCCACCCCCTTGAAACCTCCGGCGCTCACGTCGTGCACGGCGCACTGCGCCCACTGGCCGTCTATGTTCACCTCCAGGTACTTTATCCCGTCCCCGTCCAGATAAACTTTCTTGAGGGCCACGGCGTAGCGCCTGTTCCGGCGTTTTTCGTCCGGGTATGGCCTGGAGTTCTCAAGATACGAGCAGACGCGGTTCCTGCCGCCGCTTTTCGCCCGGTACAGCGCCTTGTCCGCCAGGCTGATAAGTTCGGAGGCTGTCCCCACGCAGGCCGGGTATGAGCACACCCCCACGGAGATGGTGACCGGGTGCGATCCATCCGCCCATTCGACCGCCATTTCGCGCTCCACGATGGACCTGATCTTTTCCGAAAGCTTCATCGCGTCGTCCAGGTCCGCGTCCGGGAGGATCAGGATGAACTCTTCGCCGCCGTACCTGGCGGCTATGTCCCCCTTGCGCGTGTTCTCCAGGATGATCTTACCCAGGCGGGCCAGCGCTTCGTCGCCGGCGTGGTGGCCGAAGCGGTCGTTCACGCTTTTAAAATAGTCCACGTCAATTAGCGCAAGGGAGAAGAACGCGCCGCTGCGGTCGTTGGAGGCGAGGGCCTTTTCAAGGGCGTTTATGAAGTAGCGGCGGGAGTATAGCCCCGTGAGCGCGTCGGTGATGGCCTCGGTCTCTATTTTCTTGAACAGTTTCACCTTCTCGAGCATGGAGGCTATGTGCAGCGCCGCGGCGGTGAAGAACAGAATGTCGCTCTTGGAGAAAGCCTTGGGCTTTGGCTTGTGGATGTTGAACACCCCCATCGCCTCCCCCCTGTTGTCCAGCAGCGGTATGGAAAGCAGCGACCCGATGTCGTGCCGCGCCCCCATGTAATTCAAGTAGCGCTTGTCCTTGGAGGTGTCTTGCACCAGGATCGGTCTTTTCTTTTTCACCGCAAGGCCGCTTATCCCTTCGCCGGAGCGGATGATGACCTTTTGGGCCGCATCCTCGTCAAGCTTGTTGGCCCGGAACACCTTCAGGTCGGAGGTGCCGTCCTCGAGCAGCATCACGCAAAAGTCGTCAATCCCCAGCGATTGCTTGAGCAGCTGGCCGCTGTGGTCGAGCACGTCGTCCAGGTTTATGGAAAGGTTGCAGCTTCTGCTAAGGTCGTACAGGGCGGACATTTCCAGGAGCCGCTCGGAAAGCGACTGGCTGTACTGCCGTGTCATGTCTATCAGCTTGAAATCCGGTGGACGTCTTGACCTTGTCATGTCACGCCTCGAAAAGTGAAATTAAAGGCTTTAGAACGTCTGGACTGGGAGACCGAGCCGCAACTGCAATTGGAATTTCTCCCGGCTGGCGTTCCTCGCGGATGCGCGGCGCGAAGATGAGGCTATCCGCCGCTTTCTAATTTGGATGATTTTATAACACATTTCGCCATTGGGACAAAGTTTATTTTTCCTCCTGGTGCGGCCTCTTCATCCCGCCGTTCCCGTGGCGCCGGCCTCGCACCGGCCATTGGCGCCGGGAGAGTGGCATTTGATATTGAAACATGGCCGAAGAAAAATAATGACTTTACCGCGGCTATAAAGCTATAATTGCCGTTTATTTTTATTGGGGCGTCGTCAAGCGGTAAGACACGGGTCTTTGGATCCCGCATTCGGAGGTTCGAATCCTCCCGCCCCAGCCAGTGGCGGGAGACGGTTTTGCGGACTCCGGCCGGTATGACAACGCGGATGGTTAAACGCGCGGCATGATGGACTTGGTATGACTGAAAACAACTGCGACAACAACAACAACAGGCTTGTGCTGATAAGCGGCAGGTCGAACACGGCCCTTGCCGAGGACATGGCCTCCTCCATCGGGGAGAAGCTTTGCGCCCGGGAAGTGACCAATTTCTCCGACGGCGAGATTTTCGTCCAGATAAAGGAAAACGTGCGCGGGGCGGACGTTTTTGTCGTGCAGTCCACCTCCAGCAACGTCAACGACAACCTGATGGAGCTGCTGATAATCATAGACGCGGCCCGCAGGGCCTCGGCAAAAAGGATCACCGCCGTGCTGCCGTATTTCGGCTACGCCCGGCAGGACCGCAAGGTGCAGTCTCGCACCCCCATCACCGCCAAGCTCGTGGCGGACCTTATCACCGCCGCCGGGACGGACAGGGTGCTTTCCATGGACCTGCACGCCGGCCAGATACAGGGCTTTTTCAGCCTGCCGGTGGACCACCTTTACGCCGCGCCGATTTTGACGGAATACATAAAAAAACACTACGACCTGGGCAACCTGGTCGTTTTCTCGCCGGACGCGGGGGGCGTGGAGAGGGCGAGGGCCTTCGCCAAGTCGCTGGGCACCGGGCTTGGCATAATAGACAAGCGGCGCGAGGCGAAGAACGTGGCGCAGGTGATGCACATCATCGGCGAGGTGAAAGGGCGCGACGTGCTGGTGGTGGACGACATGGTGGACACCGCCGGGACCCTCACCGAGGCGGTGGCGGCGCTGTACAAGGCCGGGGCCAACACGGTGTCGGCCTGCTGCACGCACGCGGTGCTTT
This DNA window, taken from Nitrospinota bacterium, encodes the following:
- a CDS encoding aspartate-semialdehyde dehydrogenase — encoded protein: MKKGLLNVAVVGATGAVGEEMTRILEERKFPVGEFLPLASARSAGKAVTFKGEEYEVEELTHDSFDGIDIALFSAGASRSLEFAPAAVDAGAVVVDNSSAYRMDPGTPLVVPEVNPHAIKLHKGIIANPNCSTIQMVVALKPLHDYARIKRIVVSTYQSVSGTGKKAIDELDRQTRDIFNMREVTAKVYPYQIAFNCLPQIDSFLETGYTKEEQKMVNETKKIMEDDSIKVSATTVRVPVFYAHSESVNVEFERPISPDKARELLSNAPGVELRDDPAKQIYPLAIDAAGKDPTYVGRIRLDDTVEHGLNMWIVADNIRKGAALNAVQIAEILRQQ
- a CDS encoding sensor domain-containing diguanylate cyclase gives rise to the protein MTRSRRPPDFKLIDMTRQYSQSLSERLLEMSALYDLSRSCNLSINLDDVLDHSGQLLKQSLGIDDFCVMLLEDGTSDLKVFRANKLDEDAAQKVIIRSGEGISGLAVKKKRPILVQDTSKDKRYLNYMGARHDIGSLLSIPLLDNRGEAMGVFNIHKPKPKAFSKSDILFFTAAALHIASMLEKVKLFKKIETEAITDALTGLYSRRYFINALEKALASNDRSGAFFSLALIDVDYFKSVNDRFGHHAGDEALARLGKIILENTRKGDIAARYGGEEFILILPDADLDDAMKLSEKIRSIVEREMAVEWADGSHPVTISVGVCSYPACVGTASELISLADKALYRAKSGGRNRVCSYLENSRPYPDEKRRNRRYAVALKKVYLDGDGIKYLEVNIDGQWAQCAVHDVSAGGFKGVAHFFPENGVNYDCKARSSITGGVEQVFTVLCKNREPISGGKYAVGFEVVGAHDGWRQCLNRIGR
- a CDS encoding ribose-phosphate pyrophosphokinase encodes the protein MTENNCDNNNNRLVLISGRSNTALAEDMASSIGEKLCAREVTNFSDGEIFVQIKENVRGADVFVVQSTSSNVNDNLMELLIIIDAARRASAKRITAVLPYFGYARQDRKVQSRTPITAKLVADLITAAGTDRVLSMDLHAGQIQGFFSLPVDHLYAAPILTEYIKKHYDLGNLVVFSPDAGGVERARAFAKSLGTGLGIIDKRREAKNVAQVMHIIGEVKGRDVLVVDDMVDTAGTLTEAVAALYKAGANTVSACCTHAVLSGPAIDRLERSQIKDLITSNTIALGEKKLKCGKIKALSVARLLGEAILRIHQESSVSSLFEY